Below is a window of Impatiens glandulifera chromosome 2, dImpGla2.1, whole genome shotgun sequence DNA.
tttatgtaggtgacatatttaacttttttttctctcacaTATGTATTTAAGACAATGATGTTGAAgactaaaataataaagttgttGCTCATTTGACTTCTTCATATTTAGGTATTGTTTGTTTGTGTTGTGTTCCCAAAATCATCTATAAACATTCAACAAATATTGAGGAGAGGAATGAGCAACAATCTCGTCGTCGTCTTAATATGTAACATCGTCATTAAttccaaataacccacatcaatcaaacaaggccttgagTTCCACagattttgtaatataatatttttggtcttaaacttttaaaataggTGTTGGAGGAGAATCTTGACTGGGAGGACATCCAATGGTCACAAACTGGTGTGTTTTTGGCAGGAAAGGAGTATCTTCTTGCTCGTGCACATTTCATATCTCCTTGAGTGAGGCTTCATCCATTGCTTGTTCTAAGCAAACATTAGAAACCAAGTTCATTTTACAATTGGATATTCTTAAGATGTTAACATATCAAggattattaagttattttcatTGTACTTTACACCATAGATTTGAAATCCTATTTTGATTGTATTTAATGATGACAAATCTCCTAAATTTCCATGCATGTTAATCTACTCTCATTGCCAATTTatagttttacaaaaaaaaaatctttagaaATTAAGTTTAGGCTGTGTTTtgataacaaaattattttgtttttattaatggtcttaattataatacaaaatactACTCATACAATAAAATGGAACGTAACAGTTGCGTcgtattttgataaatataatagtagtacattttatcaaaaatatattaaatatataactatatattgatttcaaaaaagaaaaaatacttGTAGTCGTATTGATATAATCTTGTAATTTTGATAcgaataaacaaatatttttttttaatttaacagtATTAAAATGTATCCTCTTTTCATAATTAGGTTatgattgaatttataataaaaaaattaaaatactagaGATAGAAATGttgttactatatatatatatatatatatatatatatatatatattattagatataatatgaaaagaaaaaaaataataatatattattatataatattaagggaaaaaattattatatatataaagagaaaattaatatattataaggaaataaatataatattatacaataaaataaatattttataatatataatatgtaattaataatattatatactaaatttttttaaaatgttgttaCAATATATTTAGGGTCATTGATATAAAAGGAATacggagaaaaaaaaaattattatagtaaatataatatgaatagaaaataaaattaatatattattatattatatataatattaagaaaaataagtaatatatattattatataatattaagagaaaaaaatattattatataaatagagaaaaaattaacatattataacgaaataaatctaaaaaatataatatttaatttaacagTATTAAAATGTAACCTCTTTTCATAATTAggtaataattgaatttataataaaaaaattaaaatactagaGATAGAAATGttgttacaaaatatatatatatatatatatatattatattagatataatatgaaaagaaaaaaaataataatatattattatataatattaagggaaaaaattattatatatataaagagaaaattaatatagtataaggaaataaatataatattatacaataaaataaatattttataatatataatatgtaattaataatattatatactaaatttttttaaaatgttgttaCAATATATTTAGGGTCATTGATATAAAAGTAATacggaagaagaaaaaaaatattataatagtaGATATAATACGaggagaaaataaaattaatatattattatattatatataatattaagaaaaataagtaatatatattattatataatattaagagaaaaaaatattattatataaatagagaaaaaattaacatattataacgaaataaatctaaaaaatataatatttaatttaacagTATTAAAATGTAACCTCTTTTCATAATTAggtaataattgaatttataataaaaaaattaaaatactagaGATAGAAATGttgttacaaaatatatatatatatatatatattatattagatataatatgaaaagaaaaaaaataataatatattattatataatattaagggaaaaaattattatatatataaatagaaaattaatatattataaggaaataaatataatattatacaataaaataaatattttataatatataatatgtaattaataatattatatactaaattttttaaaaatgttgttaCAATTTATTTAGGGTCATTGATATAAAAGGATTAAGgaggaagaaaaagaatattattatagtagatataatatgaagagaaaataaaattaatatattattatattatttataatataaagagaaataagtaatatatattattatataaaattaagagaaaaaaatattattatataatattaagagaaaaaaattaacatattataacgaaataaatataaaaaatataatattatacaataaaataaatattttataatatataatattaaaaatttaaaatttactatATGCAATTGCATTACTCTTGACAACAAACACCCTCATCCCTcaccttgtttgatgtgattgggttattttaatttataaagtttcaaaatataaaataataaagacaataaattttaaataacacattatttttttaactaaaagaATTAATTTGTGATACATCAATTAGTGAAAGAAATACTATTTCAATTATCTAATTAAAGATAGTTACTTTTATAAAACTTGTTTAATTGAAAGAAATTagtgataaaaataatgaaagaaaagTTACCATAGACAACCCCATTTGTAAAAATAGGGGTGAAAAGAGAATCCTATTCAACCAATGTAGCAATGAAAACTTTATTCTTTCTAAGAATCCAAAATGAAATGGAAAGAGATCATTAGAGATTGCAGAAACAGAGGAACATTCAGAATTAGCTACTCGGGCCTCCACATGGAAACAAAACAAAGAattgaacaaaattttgaagaatAGGTATGTTTTATAGATGAAATCTCCAACTTTGTAGAAAGGAATACAGTGTGAATCAATGCCCTCCAGAATTTGATATGAGAGAATAATCATTCATCAAATCCATCACTATTTGGAGAAGGAAGAGCTGTGTGGAAGTCGATGAGATGTAGAAATTGAGAAGATGCCTAAATAGTATAACACCAAGTCCTAAATTTGACCAAATCATCCAATCAAACTCCTAAAATTCTCATTCAATGTATTGTTAACAAAAACAGACCACAACAGAATTAAGGATTGTTAGACTTTTTATTTACTATGAAAGATTTTAATTTATCCCAAAGAAGGTAAAACTTGTTTTCTTCAAATAAGGTCAATGCATAACATTtgtccatatatatattttcattaccAACAAAGCATCGTCTTAGTAGAAACTATATATATTGCCCATTCAAAATATTCTTGATAAAACCAAGAACCAAAAACTGTAAGATCATGCACAAATGGGCCTATGTAACCAAAAATAAGCTAAAAGTTCATAACCAAAATAAACCAGAAATTCAAAAACCAAAATGAAACCAAAAACATTGTCTCCAAAATGTTACCAATTACTTACTTAGATTTATGTCGGATTGCAACGCTTCCAGGATAAAAGATGTCTTATCTCGCATGTAGTCCAGTGTCAGCATTTTAAGCTCCAACTCCTTCACTTGTATCTGATTCAACTTGTTGTCCAGCTCCATCTTCTTTTCACCTGTTATCAAAGGTGAACCGTATTTCAAAATAGCATTTTCCAAGTTGGAGCCTTCTAGTGCTGATTGTCTATAGAAAAGTTCAACCGCGGATAGAGTAGAATCAACAGCAACAGCAGCAACATCAACTTGAACAACATCAACCATCTTTCCTTTCTCCATAACATTGTCGCTGCCCCAGATCTTTTTCGATAAATCAAAACAACTCTGGTCGTGAGGTTTTGAGAATTTTCTATCAACTCCAGTTTTACTTTTcttcttcagattagtctgaaacTTCTTTTTGATTCTTTTCACTTTTTCACTCAACTGACTTTTGGTGAGATCTACTACATGAAGAGACCCTTTGATAACGTTGTAAAATGTATGCATATCAACTGATGAAGGAGCAATCGCTTGTTTTTCGGCTTGATCGATCAATCCTTTGAGGATTACAAGTTCATCGTCTTCGCTCCATATCCGCTGGAAGAGCTGTTTTTTGGCATCTTCTCCCTTCCCTTTCAAGTCCTTTTCCAGATCTTTTTCCTGCTCTTTTTCCTTCCCTTTCAAGTCCTTTTCCAGATCTTTTTCCTGCTCTTTTTCCTGCTCTTTTTCCTGTTCTTTTTCCTGTTctttttccttcttcttcttctttgactTCTTTAGAGTGGGAGAATCTTCCAGCCTCGGCCTCTTAGAAGAAACCCCAGCAGAATGCTGTAAATCCGTAGATTGTTTAGTAATGGGTTTTTTGGAAGATTTTGAGGGATCCCCCATCATCGGCTTACTAGATCCAAGTTTCGGTACAGGAACTGACTTATTTTGTAAATCAATTTCAGGCTCAGACTCAGATTCACTATCGTCGTCCTCAGAAGAAGAATGGGTTTGAGGAAGAGGGGTTAATTTCTTCTtcggtggaggtggaggtggaggctGGCTCTTTTCTGCCTCTTGATCCGTATCAGAATCtagatcttcttcttcttcttcgtcggACAATGGACGTTTCCTTTTTTCCTCCGCCTCAGCTGCTCTACGACGCCGCGCcatcttttcttcttcctcgGACGATGGCCGTTTCCTTGATCCCTCGGCCTCTACTGATTTACGACGCTTCATCTTTCGAAGTAGATAAGAAGAGAATTGCCAACGTtagttagggttagggtttactTTCTAAGAAAACACTGATATTTCAAATCACAACGAatactctctctctatatataggCTAATAAGTAATAACattggtaaaaataaaaaaaaaaaaattatatagtccaagacaaaaataaattactattttaaatttttgtaagctttttcaaaaaaattatattacacGTCATTTGAATGGAGTgacttttcacatttttaattataatatatatatattgttttaatatagtgtcttttcaaattcttaattataataaatattacccACATATCACTATAACCAAGAAATTTATTTCacattatttaatacaaaatgtTATTTCCaatctcatttttcatcttcagATCCTTCTCCTATTATCttcaaatgtttttattttttttttatattattaaaatgtatgaATCTTTTAAATAAGAACACGAAACatatcttttataaaattaaacgaTTTACATTGACTTAATAGTTGATTGGGtgggtttgatttttttaaaaaaaataaaacaaccaCATCTCAAAGACAAAACAGAACCAACTCAAAATCAAGCACAAAATTAGACCCACTTCGTGGATAGCCTAATGACCCTttgtaaaaacaattttttatatttatttaccttTCCCCCCCTTCTTTTCCCCTGTTtcgttaattaaataaataaattaaaaaccaaATATATTaagtactattttttttaatgaaattcttATGGCtcatgaaaaaattataattgattgaaTGAAAACAACTTAATGTTCAACTTATATTGTTGACTccaaaaatgaatataaatgaTGTAGTTGGATTAACataaccattttttatttattttcatggtataaaaaataaatttatgatcgGTGTTACAATTAGGGTTGAAAAAAAATACTGACATTAAaggtatattgaaaatattgtaccgtaatatatcgaaaatatcaatttttaagacactgaaaaaaaaagataaggtataataccgatatcGAAATTATTGATacggtaaaggtatgagatttttaaaattttggtatatcgataTATACCGAAAttgtatttataagttaatatatatatatatataatatatatatataataatatatatatataataataatatatatatatatataatactgataagaaataattaaatagatttaatatggatttaattataaaaatataattttttaataatattaaaatataattatacaaaataatattccATATATGCCTCCCTATCTTACCTATgagattgaatttttttttaagttaatacattttttagatatcaaatttataataccgtactgaaattaaggtataccgaagtCAAGataagataaatgtatgaatgTTTGTAAACCGATTAATATCAAaatcaaggtataccgaaatcaaggtaaggtaaaaaGATGAATTTTTTGCCTACCGAAATTTTAGGAAATGTAAGAGGTATGAATAAAAGATTAAAGTATATCGTAACGACCTACCCCTAGTTACAATATAACTTTTTCTACCTCAATAATCCATTACATATTATTGATCATCCTTTATTATTCATGCTTTATATAATATGacattattatctattttaggattattatctattttagggtttttttttatcttgataaatatttttctaacacAAATTATCACCACCTATACCAACTCAATAGATTTGAAACTGAATCTTTAAGGCAATATTCTTATCATGAAATCTGTATTGAATCCATTTATTATTCTTTCCCTTAGTCTATATTGTGTCTTGTCAAAACTCATAAAATTGTACGGATAGTTTCTTTCTTTGGTATTTGTTTTTAGTTGATCTTGATGATTAcaataatttgagattaaatgggaaataaaaattaatttttagattgTTTGTActttatttaatcttatatGAATTATATTCTAAGTTAGAAGAAGTACAACTAATTAGAAAAAGTGAATGAATAAATGAACACAATTAATCGAAAAGCATAGTATGCATATAAATAGGCCTAGGAATTATATTAGATTAGTTTAAACATGGGTATGAATATGAATGCCGATTGCAACAACGAGGATGGTGTAAACACAAAAGTAGAGAATGGCGTGAATCAAGATGGATATTCCGCTAGTATACATGTTGCCAAACTCGATGACTCTGGTTCTTGCTGGCACCTGGAAGAGCAATCTCGGGCGATAGAAGTATGAATAATCCAATTGCAACCATCACAGGCCCCCAATCAACATACATATTTTCGAAGATTTATGATCGATGATCACTACTTAGTCTAAATGTTTGTACAAactttagaagaaaaaaaagtggtATAGATATATGACGATGATTGATCAATGATCACATGGATGCCTATATAATATATGAGTGATGGGCTTTTAACAAAATAACTTGCTTAGCCATGAAGGTGAATGATGCAAAACTTATTGGATAGTTTGGTTGATAAGTGGGGAAAGGTATGTAATGTTTAATCCACACCACCTCCCGCAAAAGCCACCTTCTGCCTGGGCGGAGGAGCAGATGTTATTTCTTGATTGATCATGAAAGTCCCAACAACTCCTCCGCTTGTGGGTATTGTCGAGTAATTATTAGTTGAAGATGATTGAGGCTTGGTTCGGTAGATAGACGACATGACTAGCTTGAATCCCTTGCGCTTGCGACTGCTTGATTGATCCATATTCATATTTCTTCTTTAGTATGGTAAGTAATAGTGTGAGTGAGTGTTACAATGGGTAGTGTGTGTAGTTGTGGTGTATATATATTGGGAATTCGGATGAAATGGTAGCTATGATATTAGATATAAAGTTAACTCACACCCATACAAATATCATAGAATATAATTGGATCTAACCATTCATGTCTCAAAGATGCCACTCCcacttgtatttttttaataacatattcattacttatttattttgtcataattaatttattgtaatatGGTATTATGATGAAgtaaataagttatattattttattcaagaaTGTCATTTTTGTaggataaaaattaaataatttatgtcacAAGTTGTTACAAGTTTTTTTACCTAAATTTATTCTCGAACCTTCTTAAAATGAAAGtgtttttattcaaattcaatgTTTTCTAAAATAACACATTGTATAActttaaattgttataattttaaaaataagagtcaacatcaaaagaagaagaaaaaaaatgcagtccttatttaataatatgagatttaaaaataatccaaaCACAAGATAGAAATATGAAATATTCAAAGTTTTTgtgaatgaaaatttaattattatgattactATGATCAATATCGATTTTAACTCTTACGATATGTactgatttaatttgtttttattatttttagtttgatGTTGATTTACTTTGGAAAATTTGTGATATATAatgtcataaattattttatattagttatagtcgtatttataatatttgtgattttttgttggttgatttaattaaaaagaatgtataacttttcaaaaataaaaaatattgctTTATTGTTTGACATGACAGATAAAAGAAAGGggaaaaactaattaattaacaaaagaaTTTTAGCCTAATTagatataatctatataatagcttatccaaataattttatatgaaagagattcttaatgttataaattattctaaCCACACTACTgcataagaatatataaatttgcaaatcttttcctcttttttatattttgttttaattgggAACCAAAAACACagagtttttttaatatgtttattaaaatattagttaaagtAGTTATATAATGATTGGTagacatcaaaatataatatcttcAATATATTCCAGTCAagataattagttaaaaagctTCAATTAATTAtgtagttaattaattaagaaggagttaataataattgtatacaagtaagattcacaatacaagatAAGAAGGAAGTctgttttcatatatatatatatatatatattatttttattcaccactctcaattttttattttttatttttagagcttccatttttactaaaataattcaattctcATTATCAGTTTACATACATAAAAATACTTGAAATCAgttaatagataaatattattaaatttattcatatacacaattaaaatatatatcaatatctcaataagaataaaaaaaaatttattttatttttattttcttggtaTAAATGTAGGCATTttcaaattgagtttttttttttttaatattcttttttatagttTACATTATTACTAAAGAATATTCTCACTGTCTTCTGAatagggttatttaaataattttattattatgaaaagttgTATTATTTGGTGAGAAGGTATTGAtacatcatatatattttattttttaaataaagaaatattttaagttaaaaagtggttagatattttgttttcaaataatgttaattaagaataattataGTGCATTCTCAAAAGAGTTAATTAGGGCTAATTGGGATAAAATGAAGAGGTGGATCGATGTAGTGGGATTTGGATATGGAATTAGATACTCAAATAAATCACTTTAATGAGACATCTACTATTCAATGTCCATAAAGTTAccaaactttaatattttttttgtcaaatgcATGAGGATAAACAAGCCCATTTTAGTGTGAATATGAGAAAAAATTGATCAagccaaaaaataaataaatgtgccATGTGTAATATGAGAAGTTGTTATTGATTTATTGTGTTTTTCAGAATATTCAGTTTTTAAGCATTGAATGATAATTTTTGTTCTGTATTTCAATATCTTTTATATTCATAATAGTTGAgacaatatttaatttgattttatcttAGTCTAATCAAATTAGGGATGATACCCATGGGTACCTGATAGTCgagttcgggtattttaaatcgggttcggaGTCAGGCATGAGAAGGGGGGGGGAGAAATGTCGGGATTGAAGAGTGTGCGAAACCAAAATCCTATTCAAATGCTTCATCGTtacaaatatatcataaatacaTCATTTGATTTGGTTTTATCCATAATTCAGTACAAACATCGtcataaatatattacattccaactataaattttttatatttccacaaaaatagtatttttaacgt
It encodes the following:
- the LOC124927757 gene encoding probable transcription factor At4g01260 isoform X1, with amino-acid sequence MKRRKSVEAEGSRKRPSSEEEEKMARRRRAAEAEEKRKRPLSDEEEEEDLDSDTDQEAEKSQPPPPPPPKKKLTPLPQTHSSSEDDDSESESEPEIDLQNKSVPVPKLGSSKPMMGDPSKSSKKPITKQSTDLQHSAGVSSKRPRLEDSPTLKKSKKKKKEKEQEKEQEKEQEKEQEKDLEKDLKGKEKEQEKDLEKDLKGKGEDAKKQLFQRIWSEDDELVILKGLIDQAEKQAIAPSSVDMHTFYNVIKGSLHVVDLTKSQLSEKVKRIKKKFQTNLKKKSKTGVDRKFSKPHDQSCFDLSKKIWGSDNVMEKGKMVDVVQVDVAAVAVDSTLSAVELFYRQSALEGSNLENAILKYGSPLITGEKKMELDNKLNQIQVKELELKMLTLDYMRDKTSFILEALQSDINLKQAMDEASLKEI
- the LOC124927757 gene encoding probable transcription factor At1g11510 isoform X2; the protein is MKRRKSVEAEGSRKRPSSEEEEKMARRRRAAEAEEKRKRPLSDEEEEEDLDSDTDQEAEKSQPPPPPPPKKKLTPLPQTHSSSEDDDSESESEPEIDLQNKSVPVPKLGSSKPMMGDPSKSSKKPITKQSTDLQHSAGVSSKRPRLEDSPTLKKSKKKKKEKEQEKEQEKEQEKEQEKDLEKDLKGKEKEQEKDLEKDLKGKGEDAKKQLFQRIWSEDDELVILKGLIDQAEKQAIAPSSVDMHTFYNVIKGSLHVVDLTKSQLSEKVKRIKKKFQTNLKKKSKTGVDRKFSKPHDQSCFDLSKKIWGSDNVMEKGKMVDVVQVDVAAVAVDSTLSAVKRRWSWTTS